The Rubrobacter tropicus nucleotide sequence GGAGACGTCGACGAGGCGGCGGGTCAGGTAGCCCGAGTCCGCCGTACGCAGGGCCGTGTCGGCCTGGCCCTTCCTGGCGCCGTGGGTGGAGGTGAAGTACTCGAGGACCGAGAGGCCTTCTATGAAGTTGGACTTCACGGGCTCCGGGATGATCTCGCCCTTCGTGTTGGTCATCAGGCCTCGCATGCCGGCGAGCTGGGTGAAGTTCGAGTAGTTACCGCGGGCGCCGGAGTCGGCCATCATGAAGATCGGGTTCAGGCGCCAGAGGTTGCCCTTCATGGCGTCCTCGACCTCGTTCTTGGCCTGCGTCCACAGGGCGATGGTCCGCTCCAGGCTCTCCTCGTCGGAGATAAAGCCCTGGTCCCACTGCTCCTCGACCTCGTCGACCTGCCCCTGGTAGTTCTCCAGGATGCCTTCCTTCTGCTCCGGCACGACTATGTCGTTCTTGCCGACGGAGATGCCAGCCTTCGTAGCCGTGTGGAAGCCCACCCTCTTGAGGGTGTCGAGAAGCTGGCTCACGAGCTCGGTCGGGTAGCGCTCGACGAACTCGGAGACGAGCGACTTGATCTCGCCCTTCTTCAACACGTGGTTGACGTAGGGGTATTCGGCCGGGTCGTAGGAGTCGCCCAGATAATCCCTCAAGGTCTGCTCGACGTTCTCGTTGAAGAGGACGCGCCCGAGGGTCGTCTCTATCCGACCGCCGTTGCGCCGGGCGATGACCTTGTTGTGGATCTTGAGCGTCCCCTCCTTGTACGCGGCCTCGGCCTCGTCGTAGGAGGAGATGAGCGCCTTCGGCTCCTCGTTCTCGAAATCATCGCCGGTGGAGGTGATGTAGTAGAGACCGAGCACCATGTCCTGCGAGGGAACGGCGATCGGGAACCCGTTGGCCGGAAGCAGGATGTTCTGCGTCGAGAGCATCAGGACGCGGGCCTCGGCCTGCGCCTCGGGCGAGAGCGGCACGTGGACCGCCATCTGGTCGCCGTCGAAGTCCGCGTTGAACGCGGAACACACGAGCGGATGGACCTGGATGGCCTTGCCCTCGACCAGCACCGGCTCGAAGGCCTGGATGCCCAGGCGGTGGAGCGTCGGCGCGCGGTTGAGCAGCACCGGGTGCTCCTTGATCACGTCCTCCAAGACGTCCCAGACCTCGGGACGCAGCCGCTCGACCATCTGCTTGGCGCTCCGGATGTTCGGGGCCAATGCCCGGTCGACGAGCACCTTCATCACGAACGGCTTGAACAGCTCGACCGCCATCAGGCGCGGCAGGCCGCACTGGTGCATCTTGAGCCCGGGGCCGACCACGATGACGGAACGGCCGGAGTAGTCGACGCGCTTGCCGAGCAGGTTCTGGCGGAACCTGCCCTGCTTGCCCTTGAGCATATCGCTGAGCGACTTCAGGGCGCGGTTGCCGGCGCCGGTGACGGCGCGGCCACGGCGGCCGTTATCGAAGAGGGCGTCGACCGCCTCCTGGAGCATCCGCTTCTCGTTGTTCACGATCACGTCGGGAGCCCCGAGGTCGAGCAGGCGACGAAGCCTGTTGTTCCGGTTTATGACGCGCCGGTACAGGTCGTTCAGGTCGGAGGTCGCGAAGCGTCCGCCGTCGAGCTGGACCATCGGGCGGAGGTCGGGCGGGAGGACCGGGATGGCCTCCATGATCATCCACTCGGGTCCGTTGCCGCTGGTGCGGAACGCGTCGACGACCTTCAGGCGCTTGATGGCCTTCTGGCGCTTCTGGCCCTTGGAGGAGACGACGGTGTCGCGCAGGTCCTGGGCCTCCTCGACGAGGTCGACCTGCTGGATGAGGTCCTTGACGGCCTCGGCGCCCATGCCGCCGCGGAAGTACACGCCGTAGCCGTACTCGTCGCCGAAGCGGTCCTTCATCTCGCGGAACAATTCCTCGTCGTCCACGATCTGGCGCGGCTCCAGGGTCTGGAACTCCTCCCAGGAACGCCTGACGAGCGCGATCTGGTCCGTCGTGGAGCGCTGGATGTCCGCTATGGAATCCTCGGCCTCCTTGTGGACCTTGGCGACCGTCGCCTCGCGGTTCTCTTCCTCGATCTCCGCGAACTCCTCGGTGAACTCGTCCGGGGAGCTGTCGCCGTTTATGACGCTCTCGCGCTTGGTGCGCAGGGCGTGGACCTGGTCGATCTCCTCGTCCCTGTCCTGCTCTAGCTGCTTGATCTCATCCTCGACCCGCCCGCGGAGCAGGTCTATGTCGTTCGCCCGCTCCTCGCGGTCCACCCACGTAACGATGGAGCTCGCGAAGTACAGAACCCGATCGAGCTCCTTCGGGCTGATGTCGAGCAAATAGCCCATCCGGCTCGGAACGCCCTTGACGAACCACACGTGCGCCACGGGCGCGGCGAGCTCGATGTGGCCCATCCGGTCGCGGCGCACCCTCGCCCGCGTCACCTCGACGCCGCAGCGCTCGCAGATGATGCCCTTGAACCGGATCCTCTTGTACTTGCCGCAGTAGCACTCCCAGTCCTTCGACGGGCCGAAGATGCGCTCGTCGAAGAGGCCGTCCTTCTCGGGACGCAAAGTGCGGTAGTTGATGGTCTCGGGCTTGGTTACTTCGCCGCGGGACCACTCCCGGATCTCCTCGGCCGAGGCGAGGCCGATGGAGATCTTCTCCAGTTTGTTTATGTCTATGTCGCGCTCAAGTCCCTGCACGCTCTATGCTCCTCCCCTGCCGAAGGCGTCCGGCACGTCGTCCAGGTTGCCCGTCGGTTCGTCGCGGCTGAGGTTGATCCCCAGAGCCCTGGCGGCCTCGTCCCAGTCGCGCCGCTCGGTGTCCTCCGCGGCGGCCTCGGCGTTGTAGACCGGCTTGACCGAGAGACCCAAGGACTGCATCTCCTTGAGAAGCACCTTGAAGCTCGCCGGCACCCCGGGCTCGGGTATGTTCTCGCCCTTCACTATCGACTCGTAGCTCTTGACGCGGCCGACCCTGTCGTCGCTCTTGATGGTCAAGAGCTCCTGCAGGGTGTGCGCGGCGCCGTAGGCTTCGAGCGCCCACACCTCCATCTCGCCGAAGCGCTGGCCGCCGAACTGGGCCTTACCGCCCAAAGGCTGCTGCGTGACGAGGGAGTACGGGCCCGTGCTCCTCGCGTGGATCTTGTCGTCCACGAGGTGGAGGAGCTTAAGGATGTACATGTAGCCGACCGTGATCCTGCCGTCGAACGGCTCCCCGGTGCGCCCGTCGTAGAGCGTCACCTTGCCGCCGCGGCCCATCCCGGTCTTCGCCCCACCGTTGTTGTTGACCTTCTCGATGGCCTTGTCGATGTCCTCGATCTCGGCGCCTGAGAAGACCGGCGTGGAGACGAACGTGGGCTCCTCGCTCTCGCCGAGCCCCTGGCTCGCGGCCCAGACCAGGTGGGTCTCCAGGATCTGGCCGATGTTCATGCGGCTCGGCACGCCGAGGGGGGACAGAATGACGTCCACCGGGCGGCCGTCCTCCATGAACGGCATGTCCTCCTCCGGCACGATCTTGGAGATGACGCCCTTGTTGCCGTGCCGACCGGCGAGCTTGTCGCCCTCCGCGATCTTGCGCTTCTTGGCCACGAAGACCCGGACCTGCTCGTTGACGCCGGGCTGCAGCTCGTCGCCCGCGTCGCGGCTGAACCGCTTCACGTCGATGACGACGCCGCCCTCGCCGTGGGGCACCTTGAGGGAGGAGTCCTTCACCTCGCGGGCCTTCTCGCCGAAGATGGCGCGAAGCAGCTTCTCCTCCGGCGTCGGCTCGGACTCGCCCTTGGGCGTCACCTTGCCGACCAGCACGTCGCCGGAGCCCACCTCGGCGCCTATGCGGATGATGCCGTCCATGTCCAGGTTCATCAGCACGTCGTCCGAGGCGTTCGGGATGTCGCGCGTGATCTCCTCGGGGCCGAGCTTGGTGTCCCTGGCCTGGATCTCGTGCTCCTGGATGTGGATGGAGGAGAGGACGTCGTCCTTGACTATCCGCTCGGAGATGATGATCGCGTCCTCGAAGTTGAACCCTTCCCACGGCATGAAAGCCACGAGCATGTTCTTGCCCAGGGCGAGTTCGCCCTGATCCGTCGAGGACCCGTCGGCCATGACCGTACCGGCCTCGACCTCCTCGCCCTCCGTGACGAGCGGCCTCTGGTTGACGCAGGTGCCCTGGTTGGAGCGGGCGAACTTGCGCAGCGGGTACTCGTCCACCCCGCCGTCGTTGCGGCGGACCGAGATCCTGCTGGCCACGACCCGCTCGACCTTGCCGGCGTTGCGCGCCAGGATGACGTCGCCCGTGTCGGCCGCGGCCCTAAACTCCATGCCGGTCCCGACGTACGGGGCCTCGCTGCGGAGCAGCGGCACGGCCTGGCGCTGCATGTTCGCGCCCATGAGAGCGCGGTTTGCGTCGTCGTGCTCGAGAAACGGGATGAGCGCGGTGCCGACGGAGACCGTCTGCAGGGGCGCCACGTCCACGTAATCGACCTCGTCGGGGCTGACCGAGGAGACCTCGCCCCCCTTGCGGCGGGCCAGGATCTGCTCGCCCTCGGCTATCTGGCCGGTCTCCATGTCGACCGGCGTGTTGGCCTGGGCGATCGTGAACTCCTCCTCCTCGTCGGCGGAGAGGTACTCGATCTCGTCGGTCAGCTTGCCGTCGACGACCTTGCGGTAAGGAGTCTGGACGAACCCGTAGTCGTCCACGGTCGCGAACGTCGAGAGCTGCCCTATAAGCCCGATGTTCGGGCCCTCGGGCGTCTCGATGGGGCACATCCGCCCGTAGTGGGTCGGATGCACGTCGCGAACCTCTATGGGGGCCCGCTCACGCGAGAGACCGCCGGCGCCCATGGCGCTCAGGCGGCGCCTGTGCGAGAGGCCGGAGAGCGTGTTCGTCTGGTCCATGAACTGCGAGAGCTGGGAGGAGCCGAAGAACTCCTTTATGGCGCTCGACACGGGCTTGACGTTGACCACCGACTGGGGGGTTATGGACTCCTCGTCCTGGGTCGTCATCCGCTCGCGGACGACGCGCTCCATGCGGTACATCCCGATCCGGAAAGCCTCCTGAACCAACTCTCCCACGGTCCTCAGGCGCCTGTTGCCGAAGTGCTCGTACTCGTCGAGCTTGTGCCGGATGCGCTCGTAGTTGATCCTGCCGAACTCTTCCTCCTCCGCAACCTCCTCGGAGGTCTGGATGAGCCGGCCGAGCAACCCCTCGATGTCCTCGATGGTGAGCGTGTGGTTCTCCAGCGGCACTTCGAGCCTGAGCTTCTTGTTGACCTTGTAACGCCCGACCTCGGAAAGGTCGTAGCGCTTCGGGTCGAAGAAGAGGGTGTTGACGAGGCCCTCGGCGTTCTCCTTGTTGACCGGCTCGCCGGGACGCTGACGCCTGAAGACTTCGAGCAGCGCCTCCTCCTGCGAGGCGATGTCGTCGCGCTCCAGGGTGTTGCGGATCAGCCACGAGTCGTCGAAGCGGGAGAGGATCTCCTCCGGCCCGCCCATCCCGAGCGCCTTCAAGAGCACGGTAACGGGCAGCTTCCTCTTGCGGTCTATACGAACCGAGACGTAGCCCTTGGTCTCGACCTCGAACTCGAGCCAGGACCCCCGGCTCGGCATGAGGCTCGCCGTCAAAACCTGCTTGGTCTGGTCCTTGGGCTCCATGATGTACGCGCCGGGCGACCGCACGAGCTGCGTCACCACCACCCGCTCGGTCCCGTTGATGATAAAGGTCCCCGAGCGCGTCATGAGCGGGAAGTCGCCCATAAAGACGTCCTGCTCCCTGACCTCGCCCGTCTCCTTGACTATGAAACGCACCTTGACGAAGAGCGGCGCCGCGTACGTCTTGTCCTTCGTCATGCACTCTTCGGCGGAGACGGGCGGCTCCTCGAAGCGGCTCTCGCCGAACTCCACGGCGTAAGAGCCCGTGTAATCTTCGATGGGTGAAATATCCGTAAAGGTCTTCTGAATACCCTCGTTCAGGAATTTCTCAAAAGAGTTCAACTGGATCTCGACGAGGTCCGGCAACTGAACTTCAGTGGACTGCAACCGAGCGTAAGGGTGCCGTTTCCGGCGCACGACAGGGGTTACCAAATTAACTCTCCTCCGCAAGGATTGTTGAAAAAAGGCCGAGCACGCAAACGAGTATGTTACCCCCCGAAGGGGGCATAGTCAAGACGATTTCTGAAAAGTATGTCGCTAGCCTTTCACCAACGGACGCAGTGTAGCACAACCGCACGGGGTCATGCCACAAACAGAGCTTTCAGCGGTCAGCTATCAGCTTTCAGCTCCTGGTTCCGTCCACCCCGCGACCCCGCGAAGACCACGATGCTCAGGTAAGCAATCGCTACAAAAAGAGGCGGCGCCCCCTCGCGGGGGCGCCGCCTACGCCGGTCTCCAGCTGACCGCTGAGAGCTGATAGCTAACAGCGTAGAGCTGAAGTAGGCAGAGCCTACTTCAGCTCTACCGTACCGCCGGCCTCTTCGATCTGGGTCTTGAGGGCCTCGGCGTCCTCCTTGGAGATCGCCTCCTTGACGGGGTTCGGGGCCTCGTCGACGAGGGCCTTGGCCTCCTTCAGGCCCAGGCCGGTGGCCGCGCGGACTACCTTGATGACCTGGATCTTCTTCTCGCCGGCGCCCGTGAGCACGACGTCGAACTCGGTCTGCTCCTCCTCGGCGGCCGCGCCATCGGCGGCGGCGCCGGCGGCGGGGGCCGCGGCGACGGCCGTGGCGGAGACGCCGAAGCGCTCCTCGAGGGCCTTTACGAGCTCGGAGAGCTCGAGAACGGTCATGTTCTCGATAGACTCCATCAGTTCCTGCTGGTTTACCGCCATTTCAAATCCTCCTGGACTCGACTTTTTACGACTGTTCCGCGTTCTGCTTCTGCTCGGCGATCTGGCCGAGCGCCACCACGAGACCCTGAACGGTGTTGTTCAAGACCGTCACCAGGCCCGTGAGCGGCGACGAGATGCCGCCGACGACCTGGGCTATGAGCTGCTCCCTGGCCGGCAGCTTGGACAACGCCACCACGTCCGCCTCGTCCAGCACGCGCCCGCCTTCGAGCAGGCCGCCCTTGAGGGCGAACGTCTCGACCTGGTCGGCGAACTCGGCCATGAGCTTCGCGCTCGCGACCGGGTCCTCCGAGAACGCCAGCGCGGTCGGACCGGTCAGGAACTCTTCGAGACCCTCGACGCCCGCCTCGTCGGCCGCGCGCTTGGTAAGGGTGTTCTTGGCGACGACGAACTCGACCCCCGACTCGCGGCTGCGACGCCTAAGGTCCGTGGTGCGGGCGACGTCCATGCCCTGGTAGTCCACCAGGACCGCCGAGCCCGCCCGCAGCTTGCCCGCGAGGCGCTCGATCACCTGCGCTTTCTCTTCCCTCTTCACCTCGACTCCTCTGCAATAGAAAACCCCGGGGCCGCAGAGGCGCCCGGGGTTCTGAGAAGAATCCGTAAGGTGCTTTCCGCGACCTCGGCCGGAAGATTAAGTCCTGGGCGCTAGCCCCGGACCCCGGCTGTCTGTGGTCTGCTGTGGACTATAGCTCCGCTATCGTCCGCGCGAGATCTTACTCCCTCTCGACCGCCGGGTCAACCTTGACCGAAGGACCCATCGTGGTCGTGAGGGTGACGGTCTTGAAGTACCGGCCCTTGACCGGCGCCGGCCTCGCCCGCTGCAGCTCCTCGCGCAGGGCGAAGTAGTTCTGGACCAGGCTGTCCTCGTCGAAGGACTTCTTGCCGATGATGCCGTGGATGATGCCGTAGCGGTCGACGCGGTACTCGATCTTGCCGCGCTTGATCTCCTCGACGGCCCTACCGACGTCCATCGTGACGGTCCCGCTCTTAGGGTTCGGCATGAGCCCCCGCGGACCGAGCACCGGACCTAGCTGGCCGACGGACCGCATCTGGTCCGGCGTGGCGACCGCCACGTCGAAGTCCATGAAGCCCTGCTCGCGGATGCGGGAGGCGAGGTCGTCGGAGCCGACGACGTCGGCGCCAGCCTCCTCGGCCTCGCGGGCCTTCTCGCCCTCGGCGAAGACGGCGACGCGGCGGGTCTTGCCCGTGCCGTTCGGGAGCATCAGGGTGCCGCGAACCATCTGGTCGGCGCGGCGCGGGTCCACGTTCAGGTGGACGTGGGCCTCGACGCTCTCGTCGAACTTGGCGCCGTCGAGGCTCTTGAGAAGCTCGATCGCCTCGCGCGGGGCGTAGTAGCGCTCCGGGTCTATCTTTGCCTTCTGTTCCAAAAGTCGTCTACCCATTGACCGTAATCCCCATGCTCCGGGCCGTACCCTCGACGATCTTCGACGCGCCTTCCACGTCGGCGGCGTTGAGGTCAGGCATCTTGGTCCTGGCAATCTCCTCGACCTGCGCGCGGCTCACGGTGCCGACCTTCGAGCGGTTCGGCTCGCCGCTGCCCTTGTCTACGCCGGCGGCCTGGCGGAGCAGGTACGCCGCGGGGGAGGTCTTGGTGACGAACGTGAACGAGCGGTCCTCGTAGACCGTGATCTCGACCGGCACCACCTGGCCCATCCGGTCGCGCGTGGCGTCGTTGAACTGCCGCACGAACTCCCCGATGTTGACCTGCGCCTGGCCGAGCGCAGGACCCACCGGCGGGGCCGGGTTGGCCTGACCGCCCGTGATCTGCAACTTCAATTTGCGCGCTACGCGGCGCCCGCGTCCTCTGCCCATAAGATTCCTCTCGTTCGTTTTAGAGCTTGGCTACCTGGCTGAAAGACAGCTCAACCGGCGTCTCCCGCCCGAAGATGGAGACCAGCACCTTCAGCCGCGACTGGTCCACGTTGATGTCCGAGATCGACCCGGTGAAGTCCGAGAGCGGCCCGCCGATCACCTTGACGGTCTCCCCGACGGTGTAGTCAACCGTCGTCTTGACCTTCTCGCGCTGCTCGGCGGCGGCCTCGTTCGGGTGGAGCAGCCGCTCTACCTCGGCGCGGGAGAGCGCAAGGGGTTTGTCCCCGGCGCCGACGATCTGGGTCACGCCCGGCGTTTGGCGGACGAGGCTCCAGGAGCTGTCGTTCATGTCCATGTTCACCAGGACGTAGCCGGGGAACTGGCGCTGGACCGTCGGGACCTTCTTGCCGTCTTTGATCTCGATGACGTTCTCGGTCGGGATGGAGATCTCGCCGAAGTGCCGGTTGAGGCCCATCGACTCGATGCGACGCTCCAGCGTCGTTCGGACCTTGTTCTCATGGCCCGAGTATGTGTTGACGACGTACCACTTCTTCAAGGGAATAGACTCCTAGACTTTACGTGAAGATCAAACGCGCTAGCCTGCCGAAAAGAAAGTCCCAGACGGCGACGTAAGCGGCGAGCGTCAGCACGATGATGAGCACGACCGCCGTGCTCTGGCGCAACTGCTCCCGGTTCGGCCAGCTCACCCGCCGGAGCTCGCCCCGCACGTCGCGCGCGAACTTCCTCGGACCGGCCAGGAACCCACCGCTCTTCTGCTGTTGTTGCGCCTTCCCGCCGCCCTTGCCGGACGGCGCCTGGGCGCCCCGCTTCTTACCCACTAGTTCCTCGCATGGCTTCGCCTCTCGGAGCAGGGCAGGAGGGACTCGAACCCACGACCTGCGGTTTTGGAGACCGCTGCTCTTCCAACTGAGCTACTGCCCTCTATCAGAACGTCCTACCGGGTCTCCCGGTGCGCCGTGTGCTGCCGGCACCACGGACAATACTTCTGCAACTGGATGCGATCCGGGGTGTTGCGCCGGTTCTTGCGGCTACTGTAGTTCCGACGCTTGCACTCGTCGCAAGCCAGCGTTACCAATTGTCGCACAATAGTCCTCCAAATCACAGGGGCGGCACCATTGCCGCCCCCGCCAAACCTACGTTATACCGCTACTCGATTATCTCTGTTACGACGCCGGCGCCGACGGTGCGGCCGCCCTCGCGGATGGCGAAGTTGAGCCCCTCGTCCATCGCTATCGGGCTTATCAGCTCAACCTCCATCACCGTGTTGTCCCCGGGCATCACCATCTCCACCCCCTCCTCGAGCCTTATCTCCCCCGTCACGTCGGTGGTGCGGAAGTAGAACTGCGGCCGGTAGTTGGTGAAGAACGGCGTGTGGCGCCCCCCCTCCTCCTTGGAAAGCACGTACACCTCCGCCTTGAAGCGGGTGTGGGGCGTTATCGTGCCGGGCTTGGCCAAAACCTGCCCACGCTCCACGTCGTCGCGCTTGAGCCCGCGAAGCAGGGCGCCTATGTTGTCGCCGGCCTGGGCCGAGTCCATCGACTTGTTGAACATCTCGACCCCCGTCACCACCGTCTTGCGCGTGGGCCGGATGCCGACGATCTCCACCTCCGTGTTGACCGCTATCTGGCCGGTCTCCACGCGCCCGGTGGCCACCGTGCCTCGCCCCTGGATCGTGAAGACGTCCTCGACGGCCAACAAAAAGTCGCGGTCTATGTCCCGCTCGGGCTCGGGCACGTACGAGTCGACCGCCTCCATCAGCCTGAGGATGGCCGGCTCCCCGTACTCCGAGTCGTCCCCCTCCAGCGCCTTCAAGGCGGAGCCCACGACAACCGGCACGTCGTCGCCCGGGAAGTCGTACTCGGACAAAAGCTCCCGAACCTCCATCTCCACCAGCTCCAAAAGCTCCTCGTCGTCGACCATGTCGGCCTTGTTCAAAAAGACCACTATGTAGGGCACCCCCACCTGGCGCGCCAAGAGGATGTGCTCGCGCGTCTGGGGCATCGGCCCGTCGGCGGCGGAGACCACCAGGATCGCCCCGTCCATCTGGGCGGCGCCGGTGATCATGTTCTTCACGTAGTCGGCGTGGCCCGGGCAGTCGACGTGGGCGTAGTGGCGGTTCTCGGTGGCGTACTCCTGGTGGCTGGTGGCTATGGTGATCCCGCGCTGGCGCTCCTCGGGGGCGTTGTCTATCTGGTCGAAGGCGACCTCGCGGTTGGCCGGGTCGTTGGGCACGGCCTTGGCCAGGGTCTTGGTGATCGCCGCGGTGAGCGTGGTCTTGCCGTGGTCGACGTGGCCTATGGTGCCCACGTTCAGGTGCGGCTTGTTCCTCTCGAACTTCCCTCTGGACATCCGTGATCCTTTCTCGTTACCACAACTCTGGGGACAAAAATAGTAGCGGCGGCAGGACTCGAACCTGCGACACGCGGATTATGATTCCGCTGCTCTAACCGACTGAGCTACGCCGCCACGCCTATGTCGCGGACCGGGCCGAAACCCTATCCAAGAGCCCCCGAGCGGACTTGAACCGCTGACCCCCTCCTTACCATGGAGGTGCTCTACCACTGAGCTACAGGGGCGTATCCTTCTGGTGGGGGCGGGAGGATTCGAACCTCCGTAGGCGAAGCCGGCAGATTTACAGTCTGCTCCCTTTGGCCACTCGGGCACACCCCCGGCCACGCCTCGCAACACCCTCGTGCGGAGCGCCCGAATATGGTAGCAAACGCAAGGTACTTTTCAACAAGCCACGGCACCACCAAAAACAGAGCCCGGGAAGGGAATCGAACCCCCGACCGGCCGCTTACAAGGCGGCTGCTCTACCTCTGAGCTACCCGGGCGCCTCGCCGCAGGCGACGCGCCGCACGCTTCGCCCTTCGGGCTTCGCTTGTCAGCACGCTCCGGCCCTCGCTTTCAGCTAAAAGCCTTCTGAGGCCAACTCGCTGACTCGTACCATGCGCCTCGGAGATTGTAACAGCGCAAACCCCACGCCGACATCGCTATTGTTCTTTGCTGAAAGCCGGAGGTCGAAGACCGGAGCGTGCTGACAAGCGAAGCGCCGGGCTGAGAGCGGAGGCGACAGCCGGAGCGTGCTACGTCCCTCGCCTGCGTATCTCTTCTAACTTTCGGATGGTCTCGGGCGACAGCCTGTCTGCAACACGGGACTTCCGCGGGACGTTGGGGTTCCGTGTTATTGCGGGGAGCTCGTCGAGGAGGTTGGCGAACTCGTGGGGGTGGCGCGGGTGGACCCGCGGGCGAGTGCTGTGCGTTGGAGGGCGAAGTCGGCCGTGTAGACGGTGGCGGAATCTTCCAGTCTCGAGAGGAGGCGCTCTATTTCGTCGTCGGCGGACTGGCCGGGGCGCTGTAGACGATGCGGACGGCGCCGCCGGCGAGGGATTCTTCTTTGCGGGGGTCGGGGCGCGGTGGGCGTCGAAGACGACGATGATGGCGCGGCCGATCCAGCCCGCCGCTTTCAGGGCGTCGGTTATGAGGAGTTCGCGGGCGGCGTCGAAGGTTTCGGCGTCGCGGTAGCGGTCCAGGGCGCCTATGACGTTGTAGGCGTCCAGGATGAGGTACGACGGCACGCTACCCCCTCTGCCTGCGCGCCTCGTACGCCAGCACGGCCGCGGCCACGGAGACGTTCAGGGACGAGACGGCGCCCAGCATCGGTACGGACACTGTCCCGTCGCACGCCTCGCGTACCAGCCGCCTCACGCCCTTGCCCTCGCTGCCCAGAACGAAGGCCACGGGCCCGTCCAGGTCGAGCTTCGCGTAGTCCGTCCCCCCGGCTTCCGCGGCGTAGACCCAGACGTTCGCCGCCTTCATCTCGTCGACCGCCCGCTTCAGGTTCGTCACCCTGGCGACGCGGACGTGTTCGCTGGCGCCGGCGCTCGCCTTGACGGCCGCCGCCGTCACCCCGACGGCCTTGTCCTTCGGGATCACGACCCCGCTCGCCCCCGCCCCGTCCGCGGCCCGCAACACCGCCCCGAGGTTGCGCGGGTCCGTCACGCCGTCAAGAACCAGGATCAAAGGCTCGGGGATGGCCAGGATCTCCTCCAGGCCGGAGTACGGATAGGATTCCACCCGCGCCACGACGCCCTGGTGGACCCCGCCCCGCGCCAAATCCTCCACCCTGTCCCGAAGAACTTTCTTGACGGGCACGCCGCCGGCCGCCGCCCGGACTTCCCCGTTGCCCGAAGAATCGAGGACTTCCAGGACCTTCCGCCGACGGCTCTTCAGCGCCTCGACGACGGGACGGATGCCGTAGATGGTCTCGGGCATGGACTACCGGCGGCTCAGGATGGGACCATCCGGGGTGTCCTCGACGGCCCATCCGGCCTCCGCGAGCTCCTCGCGCAGCCGGTCCGCCGTGGCCCAGTCCTTCGCCCGCCGGGCCAACTCCCTGTTGGCGGCCAGGCCGAGGACCTCTTCGCCCGGCTCCTCCGTATACCGGACGCGCACGCCGCCCACCTCCACGGCAAGCTCCCGCGCGAGGTCGAACCCGAAGACGGTCATGACCTCCTCTATCGCCCCCGCAAGCGACCCGAACTCGCCCGCGGACTCGGGTCGGTCGGAGATCTCGCGCGCCGCC carries:
- a CDS encoding DNA-directed RNA polymerase subunit beta' — translated: MNKLEKISIGLASAEEIREWSRGEVTKPETINYRTLRPEKDGLFDERIFGPSKDWECYCGKYKRIRFKGIICERCGVEVTRARVRRDRMGHIELAAPVAHVWFVKGVPSRMGYLLDISPKELDRVLYFASSIVTWVDREERANDIDLLRGRVEDEIKQLEQDRDEEIDQVHALRTKRESVINGDSSPDEFTEEFAEIEEENREATVAKVHKEAEDSIADIQRSTTDQIALVRRSWEEFQTLEPRQIVDDEELFREMKDRFGDEYGYGVYFRGGMGAEAVKDLIQQVDLVEEAQDLRDTVVSSKGQKRQKAIKRLKVVDAFRTSGNGPEWMIMEAIPVLPPDLRPMVQLDGGRFATSDLNDLYRRVINRNNRLRRLLDLGAPDVIVNNEKRMLQEAVDALFDNGRRGRAVTGAGNRALKSLSDMLKGKQGRFRQNLLGKRVDYSGRSVIVVGPGLKMHQCGLPRLMAVELFKPFVMKVLVDRALAPNIRSAKQMVERLRPEVWDVLEDVIKEHPVLLNRAPTLHRLGIQAFEPVLVEGKAIQVHPLVCSAFNADFDGDQMAVHVPLSPEAQAEARVLMLSTQNILLPANGFPIAVPSQDMVLGLYYITSTGDDFENEEPKALISSYDEAEAAYKEGTLKIHNKVIARRNGGRIETTLGRVLFNENVEQTLRDYLGDSYDPAEYPYVNHVLKKGEIKSLVSEFVERYPTELVSQLLDTLKRVGFHTATKAGISVGKNDIVVPEQKEGILENYQGQVDEVEEQWDQGFISDEESLERTIALWTQAKNEVEDAMKGNLWRLNPIFMMADSGARGNYSNFTQLAGMRGLMTNTKGEIIPEPVKSNFIEGLSVLEYFTSTHGARKGQADTALRTADSGYLTRRLVDVSQDVVVNDEDCGTNGYVDLPLYLEGGRGDANDSVAARFLARDLVNPETGEVVAEAGTDIMPRLLAKWREELPRETLVPVRTPAKCENPHGVCQACYGRALSTYRAVDVGEAVGIIAAQSIGEPGTQLTMRTFHTGGIAGEDITAGLPRVVELFEARHPKAEATLAEIDGIVSLEEADSDRMITVTITSPDNTEVRDYKVERRLLKPEFVEGAEVRANTPITDGSVYPHAILENDLRYDRGTTTTERYLVGEVQKVYRAQGVDIHDKHIEVIVRQMLRKVVIDDPGDTKLLPEQVADKFNVLAENARVEEEEGKPATYHTILLGITKASLATDSFLSAASFQETARVLTDAAIEGKQDALAGLKENVIIGKLIPAATGLPRYRQLTVAVEGYKAREVDELDIAAS
- the rpoB gene encoding DNA-directed RNA polymerase subunit beta: MRRKRHPYARLQSTEVQLPDLVEIQLNSFEKFLNEGIQKTFTDISPIEDYTGSYAVEFGESRFEEPPVSAEECMTKDKTYAAPLFVKVRFIVKETGEVREQDVFMGDFPLMTRSGTFIINGTERVVVTQLVRSPGAYIMEPKDQTKQVLTASLMPSRGSWLEFEVETKGYVSVRIDRKRKLPVTVLLKALGMGGPEEILSRFDDSWLIRNTLERDDIASQEEALLEVFRRQRPGEPVNKENAEGLVNTLFFDPKRYDLSEVGRYKVNKKLRLEVPLENHTLTIEDIEGLLGRLIQTSEEVAEEEEFGRINYERIRHKLDEYEHFGNRRLRTVGELVQEAFRIGMYRMERVVRERMTTQDEESITPQSVVNVKPVSSAIKEFFGSSQLSQFMDQTNTLSGLSHRRRLSAMGAGGLSRERAPIEVRDVHPTHYGRMCPIETPEGPNIGLIGQLSTFATVDDYGFVQTPYRKVVDGKLTDEIEYLSADEEEEFTIAQANTPVDMETGQIAEGEQILARRKGGEVSSVSPDEVDYVDVAPLQTVSVGTALIPFLEHDDANRALMGANMQRQAVPLLRSEAPYVGTGMEFRAAADTGDVILARNAGKVERVVASRISVRRNDGGVDEYPLRKFARSNQGTCVNQRPLVTEGEEVEAGTVMADGSSTDQGELALGKNMLVAFMPWEGFNFEDAIIISERIVKDDVLSSIHIQEHEIQARDTKLGPEEITRDIPNASDDVLMNLDMDGIIRIGAEVGSGDVLVGKVTPKGESEPTPEEKLLRAIFGEKAREVKDSSLKVPHGEGGVVIDVKRFSRDAGDELQPGVNEQVRVFVAKKRKIAEGDKLAGRHGNKGVISKIVPEEDMPFMEDGRPVDVILSPLGVPSRMNIGQILETHLVWAASQGLGESEEPTFVSTPVFSGAEIEDIDKAIEKVNNNGGAKTGMGRGGKVTLYDGRTGEPFDGRITVGYMYILKLLHLVDDKIHARSTGPYSLVTQQPLGGKAQFGGQRFGEMEVWALEAYGAAHTLQELLTIKSDDRVGRVKSYESIVKGENIPEPGVPASFKVLLKEMQSLGLSVKPVYNAEAAAEDTERRDWDEAARALGINLSRDEPTGNLDDVPDAFGRGGA
- the rplL gene encoding 50S ribosomal protein L7/L12, which codes for MAVNQQELMESIENMTVLELSELVKALEERFGVSATAVAAAPAAGAAADGAAAEEEQTEFDVVLTGAGEKKIQVIKVVRAATGLGLKEAKALVDEAPNPVKEAISKEDAEALKTQIEEAGGTVELK
- the rplJ gene encoding 50S ribosomal protein L10, with product MKREEKAQVIERLAGKLRAGSAVLVDYQGMDVARTTDLRRRSRESGVEFVVAKNTLTKRAADEAGVEGLEEFLTGPTALAFSEDPVASAKLMAEFADQVETFALKGGLLEGGRVLDEADVVALSKLPAREQLIAQVVGGISSPLTGLVTVLNNTVQGLVVALGQIAEQKQNAEQS